A part of Hippea maritima DSM 10411 genomic DNA contains:
- the lptB gene encoding LPS export ABC transporter ATP-binding protein has protein sequence MIECSGLVKSYRKRIVVNNVNINANEGEIVGLLGPNGAGKTTTFYMIAGLIKPDKGSVVINDEDITHLPMYKRAQKGLSYLPQEPSVFRGMTVEENIDAILEFLYPDIKTRKLVLEKLLNDLNIAHIRNTKAYAVSGGERRRVEVARALATKPKFILLDEPFAGIDPIIVDELKMIIKDLKNRGIGIIITDHNVREILDIVDRAYLLFDGKIVREGKPDELVRDEEVIDMYLGKRFCL, from the coding sequence ATGATAGAGTGCAGTGGATTGGTTAAAAGCTATAGGAAGAGGATTGTTGTTAATAATGTAAATATAAATGCAAACGAGGGTGAAATTGTTGGGCTTTTGGGGCCCAACGGTGCGGGAAAGACCACAACATTCTATATGATAGCCGGTCTTATTAAGCCAGATAAGGGTAGCGTTGTTATAAATGATGAAGATATAACGCATTTGCCTATGTATAAAAGAGCACAAAAAGGTCTTTCATATTTACCTCAAGAGCCTTCTGTTTTCAGGGGCATGACAGTTGAGGAAAATATTGATGCTATTTTGGAGTTTCTATATCCGGACATAAAAACACGTAAGCTTGTGCTTGAAAAGTTGCTCAATGATTTGAATATAGCGCACATAAGAAACACAAAGGCCTATGCTGTAAGTGGCGGCGAGAGACGTAGGGTTGAGGTTGCAAGAGCGTTGGCGACGAAGCCAAAGTTTATTCTTTTAGATGAGCCATTTGCTGGTATTGATCCGATTATTGTAGATGAACTTAAAATGATTATAAAGGATTTGAAAAATAGAGGAATAGGCATAATTATAACCGACCATAACGTTAGAGAAATTCTGGACATAGTTGATAGGGCGTATCTTTTGTTTGATGGTAAGATAGTCAGGGAAGGAAAGCCGGATGAGCTTGTCAGAGATGAAGAGGTTATAGATATGTATCTGGGTAAAAGGTTTTGCCTATGA
- the rpoN gene encoding RNA polymerase factor sigma-54, which produces MIELKTTLDVNLGLILTPRLDLSLKILAMNVTQIEEHLKKIMTENPLVKLDEGIKVEKRPLPEDKFKEIEESYRQHFDGEDFVSDIIEVTVSKEETLEDKLLLQLRHELSLTGHDEEIARHIIYNINEKGFLALNPQDIADKLKVSIDRVEFLRRQVMNLEPLGCGCLDSKEFLLLQAESEKDVGLRKRLMELIDTLEGIKKPNLKKIRDILGWPEDLFREVIERFRGFMLYPLEYYTSSEYRDYIEPDIYVKRVNSELVAILNDRGLSGVSIDEEMLNVYLKDGNAEEFIKEKYKQIKEFMLAVSNRNKTLLKTVNVILKRQRKFFEDGTIMPLTRKEIAAILGFNVSTITRAVANKYLEFEGKILPLSKFFSSGISESVSKDYVKDLIEKMIKDEDKLNPLSDDQIKEELGKMGINLTRRTITKYRKEMNIPSSRERKCQDML; this is translated from the coding sequence ATGATAGAGTTAAAGACTACTCTTGATGTGAACTTAGGTCTTATACTCACGCCGAGACTCGATTTATCACTTAAAATATTGGCAATGAATGTTACCCAGATAGAGGAACATCTAAAGAAGATTATGACCGAAAACCCATTAGTTAAATTAGACGAAGGTATAAAGGTTGAAAAACGGCCGCTGCCTGAGGATAAGTTTAAGGAAATAGAGGAATCGTACAGACAGCATTTCGATGGTGAGGATTTTGTATCTGATATAATTGAGGTTACAGTGTCAAAGGAGGAAACATTAGAAGACAAACTTCTTTTGCAACTTAGGCATGAATTGAGCTTAACTGGCCATGATGAAGAGATAGCAAGGCATATTATTTATAACATAAATGAAAAAGGTTTTTTAGCTTTAAATCCCCAAGATATAGCAGATAAACTAAAGGTTTCTATTGATAGGGTGGAGTTTTTAAGAAGGCAGGTTATGAATCTTGAGCCTTTAGGGTGCGGCTGTTTGGATTCTAAGGAATTTCTGCTTCTTCAGGCCGAGTCAGAGAAGGATGTTGGCCTAAGAAAGCGCTTGATGGAGCTTATAGATACTTTAGAAGGCATTAAAAAACCCAATTTAAAAAAGATAAGGGATATATTAGGTTGGCCTGAGGATTTATTCAGAGAAGTTATTGAAAGATTTAGAGGTTTTATGCTTTATCCGCTTGAATATTATACCTCATCTGAATATAGGGACTATATCGAACCGGATATATATGTAAAAAGGGTAAACTCTGAGCTTGTTGCAATACTCAACGATAGAGGGTTGAGTGGCGTTAGCATTGATGAGGAGATGTTGAATGTATATTTAAAGGATGGAAATGCAGAGGAGTTCATAAAGGAGAAATACAAGCAGATTAAAGAATTCATGCTTGCCGTTTCAAATAGAAATAAAACGCTTTTGAAAACTGTAAATGTAATCCTAAAAAGGCAAAGGAAGTTTTTTGAAGATGGCACTATAATGCCTCTAACGCGTAAAGAAATAGCTGCTATATTGGGATTTAATGTTTCAACAATAACCAGAGCTGTTGCCAATAAATACTTAGAGTTTGAAGGAAAGATTTTGCCACTTAGTAAGTTTTTCTCAAGTGGTATATCTGAAAGTGTTTCAAAAGATTATGTCAAGGATTTAATAGAAAAGATGATAAAGGATGAGGATAAGCTAAATCCGTTAAGTGATGATCAAATAAAAGAAGAGCTTGGAAAAATGGGGATAAATCTTACACGTAGAACGATAACAAAATACAGAAAAGAGATGAATATACCAAGCAGTAGGGAAAGAAAATGTCAAGATATGCTATAG
- the rnr gene encoding ribonuclease R — MSRYAIAILNFLSAKDYKPLSGSELRKALGVSKKRKTAFYKELRRLKKEGKIKKISKSRYVIALKKSQTPLLKGTLLKRSGFFYLRKGEDEVKLPQLINTVNATEGDEIIVKLQKSNIGITSKVVKVLKRRLKNVIGYLVKTPRGWIVNPTDRKVPFVISVGKIDKKLKEGWLVLVEIISFVEGKHTTVKGKIVKVYGDPYQLKIDKEVVIDKFGLPYEFSTEVERELEMIAEPTEDEFRKRTDFRNLPTITIDGEDARDFDDAIDVERTQTGYRLYVHIADVSNYVKKGMSLDKEALQRGFSVYFPEAVIPMLPFKLSNDVCSLVPDEDRLSVSVIMEISKKGVIKSYDIKESVIRNKRRMTYKGVQGILDGQIKDEQWLKDRLVIMRELAKTLRSRRFKKGSLDLDIPEPKVIVEDDKIIEIKEREHLFSHSIIEEFMLAANLCVADFLSRHYEKYIRRVHDDPDPVKLSVLIAFLRKMGVKFELQDEITSKELQKILKSIKDEKLKKIVSQLMLRSLKRAEYSTQSKGHFALHFENYTHFTSPIRRYPDLVVHRMIKAVLEKKRESFDNLEDITSTIKERELTTENAMFYMNDIKAAHFMRQYIGEVFDATITTIIPSGFFVRLKEHFVEGFVAVSSLKDDYYEYVEYMYAMVGKRKKKIFRLGDDVRVMVVNVDKFAGEIDFTVA; from the coding sequence ATGTCAAGATATGCTATAGCTATTTTAAACTTTTTGTCGGCAAAAGACTATAAACCGTTAAGCGGCTCTGAGTTGCGTAAGGCTTTGGGTGTTTCTAAAAAAAGGAAAACGGCCTTTTATAAGGAACTAAGAAGACTAAAAAAAGAAGGAAAGATAAAAAAAATATCAAAAAGTAGATATGTCATAGCTTTAAAAAAATCTCAAACGCCCCTTCTTAAGGGAACTCTTCTTAAAAGAAGTGGATTTTTCTATTTAAGAAAAGGGGAAGATGAAGTTAAACTGCCCCAACTTATTAATACCGTAAATGCAACAGAGGGCGATGAAATAATAGTTAAACTGCAAAAAAGCAATATAGGAATAACATCCAAGGTTGTAAAGGTACTAAAACGCAGGCTTAAGAACGTCATAGGTTACCTGGTAAAAACCCCCAGAGGATGGATTGTTAATCCTACAGATAGGAAAGTACCCTTTGTTATTAGCGTAGGGAAGATAGATAAGAAGCTAAAAGAAGGGTGGCTGGTATTAGTTGAGATTATATCTTTTGTTGAGGGCAAACATACAACTGTTAAAGGCAAAATAGTTAAAGTTTACGGTGATCCTTATCAGTTAAAGATAGATAAAGAGGTTGTTATAGATAAATTTGGCCTGCCTTATGAATTCTCAACAGAGGTTGAAAGAGAACTTGAGATGATAGCAGAACCAACAGAGGATGAATTTAGAAAAAGAACTGATTTTAGGAACTTGCCTACAATAACCATAGACGGTGAAGATGCGCGGGACTTTGATGATGCTATAGATGTCGAAAGGACACAAACAGGCTATAGGCTTTATGTTCATATAGCCGATGTATCTAATTATGTAAAAAAAGGCATGAGTCTTGATAAGGAAGCCCTTCAGAGAGGTTTTAGTGTATACTTTCCCGAAGCTGTTATACCTATGCTGCCGTTTAAGCTGTCAAATGATGTCTGCTCATTGGTTCCTGATGAAGATAGGCTTAGTGTTAGTGTTATCATGGAAATTTCAAAAAAAGGTGTTATTAAAAGCTATGATATCAAAGAGAGTGTAATAAGAAACAAGCGGAGGATGACATATAAGGGTGTTCAAGGCATTCTTGATGGCCAAATCAAAGATGAGCAGTGGCTAAAAGATAGGCTTGTGATTATGCGTGAGCTTGCTAAAACCTTACGCAGTAGAAGATTTAAAAAGGGGAGCCTTGATTTGGATATACCCGAACCCAAGGTGATAGTAGAGGACGATAAGATTATTGAAATAAAAGAAAGGGAGCACTTGTTTTCACATTCTATTATTGAAGAGTTCATGCTTGCGGCTAATCTGTGTGTTGCCGATTTTTTAAGTAGGCATTATGAAAAATATATTCGTAGGGTGCATGATGACCCAGATCCGGTAAAGTTGAGTGTTCTTATTGCTTTTTTGAGGAAGATGGGCGTAAAATTCGAATTGCAGGATGAAATTACATCAAAGGAGCTTCAGAAAATTTTAAAATCCATAAAGGATGAAAAGCTTAAGAAAATTGTATCTCAACTCATGCTAAGGTCTTTAAAAAGGGCCGAATACTCAACTCAAAGCAAAGGGCATTTTGCGCTCCATTTTGAAAATTACACGCATTTTACCTCACCTATAAGACGCTACCCAGATCTTGTAGTTCACAGAATGATTAAGGCTGTTTTAGAGAAGAAAAGGGAATCATTTGATAATCTTGAAGATATAACATCAACTATAAAAGAGAGAGAGCTTACAACGGAAAATGCTATGTTCTATATGAACGATATAAAGGCGGCGCATTTTATGAGACAATACATAGGTGAGGTTTTTGATGCGACTATAACAACTATAATTCCAAGCGGTTTTTTTGTGAGATTAAAAGAGCATTTCGTTGAGGGGTTTGTGGCAGTCTCAAGCCTGAAGGATGACTATTATGAATATGTTGAGTATATGTATGCAATGGTTGGCAAGAGAAAAAAGAAGATATTTAGGTTAGGTGACGATGTGAGGGTGATGGTGGTTAATGTAGATAAATTTGCAGGTGAAATAGACTTTACGGTTGCTTAA
- a CDS encoding DUF370 domain-containing protein, which yields MGVVNIGFGNFVNTDRIVAIVNPASAPIKRLREQLEKEGKVIDATQGRKTRAIVIMDSGHVVLSGIAVNTLAERVGQ from the coding sequence ATGGGGGTTGTTAATATAGGTTTCGGTAATTTTGTTAATACTGACAGGATTGTTGCGATAGTCAATCCAGCATCGGCTCCTATAAAAAGACTTAGAGAGCAGCTAGAAAAAGAAGGCAAAGTTATAGACGCAACTCAGGGTAGGAAAACAAGGGCTATAGTAATTATGGATTCTGGTCATGTTGTGCTTTCTGGAATTGCTGTTAACACATTAGCTGAAAGGGTAGGTCAATGA
- the gmk gene encoding guanylate kinase, translated as MKGVIFVVSSPTGAGKTTICDAIRKKRDDVERVITHTTRSPRDGEKNGVDYYFVSIEEFKNKLKKGEFIEYATVHGHFYGTTKGALDDVISSGKHPLLAIDVQGAKNVMNTFDRVVSIFILPPSFDEWIRRIKNDKKRDNLEVRLKTALRELVSLEGFDYCIINDKLEGAVEALNNIIDSSLLKMDFFKDNYLKLADDLRLEIEKYMEVNDGDIYT; from the coding sequence ATGAAGGGTGTTATATTTGTTGTTTCATCCCCAACAGGCGCAGGGAAAACGACCATTTGCGATGCTATAAGAAAAAAGAGGGATGATGTTGAACGGGTTATAACCCATACTACAAGGAGCCCAAGAGACGGAGAAAAAAATGGCGTTGATTACTACTTTGTTAGTATAGAAGAGTTTAAGAATAAGTTAAAAAAGGGGGAATTCATAGAGTATGCTACTGTGCATGGGCATTTCTATGGAACAACAAAGGGTGCTCTGGATGATGTTATAAGTTCCGGGAAGCATCCTCTACTTGCAATAGATGTACAAGGTGCTAAAAATGTGATGAATACATTTGACAGAGTTGTCAGTATATTTATACTTCCACCGTCGTTCGATGAGTGGATTAGACGTATCAAGAACGACAAAAAGAGGGATAATCTCGAGGTGAGGCTTAAGACAGCTCTGAGAGAGCTGGTAAGCCTTGAAGGTTTTGACTATTGCATTATTAATGATAAGCTTGAGGGTGCTGTTGAGGCTTTGAATAATATAATAGATTCATCCTTGCTTAAGATGGACTTTTTTAAGGATAACTACTTAAAACTTGCCGATGATTTGAGATTGGAAATAGAAAAATACATGGAGGTGAACGATGGAGATATTTATACCTGA
- the rpoZ gene encoding DNA-directed RNA polymerase subunit omega, producing MEIFIPEIINGALRHFPSRYELVRVAAIRANSLFRGDKPLISNSFASAHKNTIVSLMEIKEGLWKKK from the coding sequence ATGGAGATATTTATACCTGAAATAATAAATGGGGCATTAAGACATTTTCCAAGTAGGTATGAGCTTGTTAGGGTTGCTGCAATTAGAGCTAATTCGCTATTCAGAGGAGACAAGCCTTTAATAAGCAATAGTTTCGCATCTGCTCATAAAAACACTATTGTTAGCCTTATGGAGATTAAAGAGGGATTGTGGAAGAAAAAATAG
- a CDS encoding RelA/SpoT family protein, which produces MEEKIDPQIQKLYDEFKKEIKIDFDEKRLDKAFLYAYQKHKNQKRASGESYIIHPIHVARIVNQFYLDENSLIAALLHDVLEDTEATVDDINNFFGDDVLFLVEALTKISKVRYKSSEENQADNFRKMIVAMASDLRVILIKLADRLHNMRTICYLKEEKQKRIAKETLDIYAPIAHRLGIYWLKSELEDLSFKYLYPKEYEEIEKKVKETIQKKQEVIKFVENKIKQDMEEASIKCEVSGRLKHLYSIYTKMQRKRVDFDGIYDLLAVRIITESEKDCYAALGIIHKNYKPLPGRFKDYIALPKQNMYQSLHTTVFGPSDIVVEIQIRTKRMHEIAEEGIAAHYKYKENKVSIIDKHDKQFLWLRHLLKWQKEVRNPKEFLNTVKVDLFRGEVYVFTPAGDLKVLPRGATPVDFAYAIHTEVGNRCVGARVNGRIVPLNYKLSNGDIVEIFTQANHSPSKDWLKFVVTSKARSRIKQKVREKEKAEAIEIGKGILSKELSKINKGLQNFLKEEKLQESLSYFGCNSIDNLFEKIGFLKIHPSSVISRVYPTEKKKSKKALVKSDVYKIKVNGSDDIVFKLAKCCNPVYGDEIVGYITRNRGIIIHRLDCENVKRIGYDSDRLVEVEWDGSIKHNMPVKFRVKVKNKKGILARITNVLYNMDIDLNNLKVIFLDKAHTTVIFDMDIDVSSKFELERLIETLKKDEDVIDIERGKTYYRKNRR; this is translated from the coding sequence GTGGAAGAAAAAATAGATCCTCAAATTCAGAAGCTTTATGATGAGTTTAAGAAAGAGATAAAGATAGATTTTGATGAAAAGCGGTTAGATAAGGCTTTTCTTTATGCCTATCAGAAGCATAAAAATCAAAAAAGGGCATCCGGTGAAAGCTATATAATCCATCCTATACATGTTGCCAGGATAGTTAATCAGTTTTACCTGGATGAAAATAGCCTTATAGCTGCTCTTCTGCATGATGTTTTGGAAGATACAGAAGCCACGGTAGATGATATAAATAACTTTTTTGGTGATGATGTTCTGTTTTTAGTAGAAGCTTTAACAAAAATAAGCAAGGTTAGATATAAAAGCAGCGAAGAGAACCAAGCCGACAATTTTAGGAAAATGATTGTGGCCATGGCAAGTGATTTGAGGGTTATACTTATAAAGCTTGCCGATAGGCTGCATAATATGCGCACAATTTGTTACTTAAAAGAAGAGAAACAGAAACGAATAGCTAAAGAAACATTGGATATCTATGCCCCTATAGCTCATAGGCTCGGTATTTACTGGCTTAAGTCCGAACTTGAAGATTTGAGCTTTAAATACCTCTACCCGAAGGAATATGAAGAGATAGAGAAAAAGGTAAAAGAGACGATTCAAAAAAAGCAAGAAGTAATAAAATTTGTCGAGAATAAGATAAAACAGGACATGGAAGAAGCGTCTATAAAATGCGAGGTCTCAGGCAGACTTAAGCATCTTTATAGTATCTATACAAAAATGCAAAGAAAAAGGGTAGACTTTGATGGTATTTATGATCTACTTGCCGTTAGAATAATTACAGAGTCAGAGAAAGATTGCTATGCTGCTTTGGGTATTATTCATAAGAACTACAAGCCGTTGCCTGGTAGATTTAAGGACTACATAGCCCTACCCAAGCAAAACATGTATCAATCTTTACACACTACCGTTTTTGGCCCCAGCGATATAGTTGTTGAGATACAGATAAGAACTAAGCGAATGCATGAGATTGCAGAAGAAGGAATCGCGGCTCACTATAAATACAAAGAGAATAAGGTTAGTATAATAGACAAGCATGATAAACAATTTCTGTGGCTCAGACATTTGCTTAAATGGCAAAAAGAGGTTAGAAACCCCAAAGAGTTTCTGAATACGGTTAAGGTTGACTTATTCAGGGGTGAGGTCTATGTATTTACGCCTGCTGGAGATTTGAAGGTTTTGCCTAGGGGCGCTACTCCTGTAGATTTTGCTTATGCTATACATACAGAGGTAGGCAATAGATGTGTAGGCGCAAGAGTTAATGGCAGAATTGTGCCTTTGAATTATAAACTTTCCAATGGCGATATTGTTGAGATATTTACACAAGCCAACCATTCACCAAGTAAGGATTGGCTTAAGTTTGTTGTTACCAGTAAAGCAAGAAGTAGAATAAAGCAAAAGGTAAGAGAGAAGGAGAAAGCTGAGGCTATTGAGATAGGCAAAGGGATACTCTCAAAAGAGTTATCCAAGATAAACAAAGGGCTTCAGAATTTTCTTAAGGAAGAGAAATTGCAGGAATCTCTGTCTTATTTTGGCTGCAATAGTATAGATAATCTATTTGAAAAGATTGGATTTTTAAAAATCCATCCGTCAAGTGTTATTTCAAGGGTATACCCTACAGAGAAGAAAAAGTCTAAAAAAGCTCTTGTAAAAAGCGATGTTTATAAGATAAAAGTGAATGGTTCGGATGACATAGTTTTTAAACTTGCCAAGTGCTGTAATCCTGTATATGGAGATGAGATAGTAGGCTATATTACCAGAAATAGGGGTATAATAATACACAGACTTGACTGCGAAAATGTAAAAAGAATAGGCTATGATAGTGATAGACTTGTTGAAGTTGAATGGGACGGCTCAATAAAACATAATATGCCAGTCAAGTTCAGGGTGAAAGTAAAGAATAAAAAGGGTATTTTGGCAAGGATTACCAATGTACTCTACAACATGGATATTGACTTAAATAATCTCAAAGTTATATTTTTAGACAAGGCCCATACAACCGTGATCTTCGACATGGATATAGATGTTTCGAGTAAATTTGAGTTAGAAAGACTTATAGAGACGCTTAAAAAGGATGAGGATGTGATAGATATAGAAAGAGGTAAAACTTATTATAGAAAGAATAGGCGGTGA
- a CDS encoding rod shape-determining protein: MIKMFKSLINYFSNDLAVDLGTANTLVYVKGRGIVLNEPSVVAVKTDSKGSKKVLSVGKEAKEMVGRTPGNIEAIKPLKDGVIADFEVTERMLRYFIKKSKNKRSIFKPRIIIAVPHGITQVEKKAVKESAIDAGAREVYLVEEPMAAAIGADLPVQDAVGSMVVDIGGGTTEVAVISLGGIVHSVSVRVGGDKMDTAIVNYIKKQYSILIGESTAEAIKIEFGSVYPSEDEEEDNEPIIVKGIDLITGVPTSIEVTIDEIRKALREPVNVIVASVKDALEKTPPELASDIVDNGIMLTGGGALIKGLDKLIHKETGLTVKVFDEALFAVVKGVGMILDNIDLLGEVTID, translated from the coding sequence GTGATAAAGATGTTCAAGTCGTTGATTAACTATTTTTCTAATGATTTGGCTGTAGATTTGGGTACTGCAAACACGCTTGTGTATGTTAAAGGTAGAGGGATAGTTTTAAATGAACCTAGTGTTGTTGCCGTAAAAACCGACTCAAAGGGTTCAAAGAAAGTCTTAAGCGTTGGTAAAGAAGCCAAAGAGATGGTTGGAAGAACACCTGGTAACATAGAGGCTATAAAGCCGCTGAAAGATGGTGTTATAGCTGATTTTGAAGTTACAGAAAGAATGTTAAGGTATTTTATTAAGAAATCAAAGAATAAACGCAGTATTTTTAAGCCTCGCATAATTATAGCTGTACCTCATGGAATAACTCAGGTTGAAAAAAAGGCCGTAAAGGAGTCGGCTATAGATGCTGGAGCCAGAGAGGTTTATTTAGTAGAAGAGCCTATGGCAGCTGCAATAGGGGCAGATTTACCAGTGCAGGATGCCGTGGGTAGCATGGTAGTTGATATAGGCGGAGGCACAACTGAGGTTGCCGTTATCTCGCTTGGTGGTATAGTTCACAGTGTTTCTGTCAGGGTAGGTGGCGACAAGATGGACACGGCTATAGTTAATTATATAAAAAAACAATATAGCATACTAATAGGTGAAAGTACAGCTGAGGCGATAAAGATAGAGTTTGGTAGCGTTTATCCTTCTGAAGATGAAGAGGAGGATAACGAGCCCATAATTGTCAAGGGTATTGACTTGATAACAGGTGTTCCAACGTCCATAGAGGTTACCATTGATGAGATAAGAAAAGCATTAAGGGAGCCTGTGAATGTTATAGTGGCTTCCGTTAAAGATGCCTTGGAAAAAACACCACCTGAACTTGCAAGTGACATAGTAGATAACGGCATCATGTTAACTGGTGGTGGTGCATTGATAAAAGGATTGGATAAGCTAATACATAAAGAAACTGGTCTGACTGTGAAGGTATTCGATGAGGCTTTATTTGCCGTTGTTAAGGGTGTTGGTATGATATTGGACAATATAGATTTGCTGGGTGAAGTTACCATAGATTGA
- a CDS encoding rod shape-determining protein MreC, producing MRWILIYIVVAFLLNVTVNVYPPAANFLQKGVFSVLMGLSYPISKGLSVVQEGINKYLVLISTEEENRSLKFQLSKCILINKELTKFRFIKSSDIPQDNLLEATFSFKGNFRSDEIYLYINKKLNLNKNYCFVLSDKLSLVGIIKDNIRGDIYSAETVFNPSFVADVFIKSDNSTYKALFIGSEYSPKVEFLDPNVKVKQGDKVFTTGALNIYPYGLFIGRVISIDDVNGYYKVAHLKIDRSFFNNWKVFVLCRKKF from the coding sequence ATGAGATGGATTTTAATATACATAGTTGTTGCCTTTTTATTGAATGTCACCGTAAATGTTTACCCCCCGGCGGCCAATTTTTTACAAAAAGGGGTTTTTAGTGTTTTAATGGGATTATCCTATCCCATATCCAAGGGCTTGAGCGTTGTTCAGGAAGGAATTAATAAATACCTGGTTTTGATTTCTACAGAGGAGGAAAATAGAAGCCTAAAATTTCAACTTTCCAAATGTATTTTGATAAACAAAGAGCTTACGAAATTTAGGTTTATAAAATCTTCAGATATACCTCAAGACAATCTTTTGGAAGCTACATTTTCATTTAAAGGCAACTTTAGAAGCGATGAAATATATCTATATATTAACAAAAAGCTTAATTTAAATAAGAACTACTGTTTTGTATTATCAGATAAACTGTCTTTAGTTGGTATAATAAAAGATAATATAAGGGGTGATATATACTCTGCCGAGACGGTCTTTAACCCTTCTTTTGTTGCTGATGTATTTATAAAGTCGGATAACTCTACATACAAAGCTCTTTTTATAGGTTCTGAATATTCCCCTAAGGTTGAGTTTTTGGATCCAAATGTTAAGGTAAAACAGGGGGATAAGGTGTTTACTACAGGAGCTTTGAATATATACCCTTATGGCCTGTTTATAGGAAGGGTTATCTCGATTGATGATGTGAACGGCTATTATAAAGTGGCGCATCTTAAGATAGATAGGAGCTTTTTTAACAATTGGAAGGTGTTTGTTTTATGCAGAAAGAAATTTTAA